A single Altererythrobacter sp. BO-6 DNA region contains:
- a CDS encoding 16S rRNA (uracil(1498)-N(3))-methyltransferase: MAATPAWPPRSAPRLFVAQQLAVGAMVALDGNAANYLSRVMRVAPGDAVILCDDATGEWAARVVEAGKRSVTLEAVERLRPREDMPDFWLCPALLKKDRFDLVLEKATELGVRRIQPVITRRCVADKLNAERVRAIVTEAAEQCARTALPELGEPAKLEALLRDWPADRALFFADELGGVPAAQAFSGSTGPAALLIGPEGGFDDTERELLRAHRQVKPITLGPRILRGETAAIAATALWMGVQGDWNK; this comes from the coding sequence ATGGCAGCAACTCCCGCTTGGCCCCCACGCTCCGCCCCGCGCCTGTTCGTCGCGCAGCAACTTGCTGTTGGCGCCATGGTGGCGCTTGACGGCAACGCGGCGAATTACCTGTCGCGCGTGATGCGTGTGGCACCGGGCGATGCGGTGATCCTGTGCGACGATGCCACCGGCGAATGGGCCGCGCGCGTGGTCGAGGCGGGCAAGCGCAGTGTCACACTGGAAGCGGTCGAGCGGCTGCGCCCGCGCGAAGACATGCCGGACTTCTGGCTGTGCCCGGCGCTGCTCAAGAAGGACCGCTTCGACCTGGTGCTGGAAAAGGCGACCGAACTGGGCGTCCGCCGCATCCAGCCGGTCATCACGCGGCGTTGCGTTGCCGACAAGCTCAATGCCGAACGGGTGCGCGCCATCGTGACCGAAGCGGCCGAGCAATGCGCCCGTACCGCCCTGCCCGAACTGGGCGAACCGGCGAAACTTGAAGCGCTGCTGCGTGACTGGCCGGCGGACCGCGCGCTGTTCTTTGCTGACGAGTTGGGCGGGGTGCCTGCGGCGCAGGCTTTTTCCGGCAGCACTGGACCAGCGGCATTGCTGATCGGACCCGAAGGCGGTTTCGACGATACCGAGCGCGAATTGCTGCGCGCGCATCGCCAAGTGAAACCGATCACGCTCGGCCCGCGAATACTGCGTGGCGAAACCGCTGCAATTGCGGCAACCGCGCTGTGGATGGGGGTGCAAGGTGACTGGAATAAATAG
- a CDS encoding glutamate--cysteine ligase, with the protein MSTREATGADDPIIESRDQLVAPMQQGEKPKSAWRIGTEHEKLVYKRQDFHAPSYDEPCGIRDMLLNLQRFGWTPVEEGGNVIALKGADGAISLEPAGQLELSGAPLENLHQTCAETGRHLAQVKEIGEACGVGFLGLGMWPDKTREELPIMPKGRYEIMLRHMPRVGSMGLDMMLRTCTIQVNLDYSSEADMVKKFRTSLALQPLATALFANSPFLEGKPNGFLSYRSHIWSDTDPHRTGMLPFVFEDGFGYERWVDYMLDVPMYFVYRDGKYIDAAGLSFRDFLDGKLSVLPGEKPTQSDWWDHLSTAFPEVRLKSFLEMRGADGGPWSRICALPAFWVGLLYDEAALDAAWNLVSHWTMEEREKLRNDVPRLALDAEIPGGGKLRDLARDVLAISRQGLNARARLNSSGDNETGFLETLDEIVESGKVPAQRLLDMYHGEWGGDITRVYKYSF; encoded by the coding sequence ATGAGCACGCGTGAGGCAACCGGGGCGGACGACCCGATCATCGAGTCGCGCGACCAGCTGGTCGCGCCGATGCAACAGGGCGAAAAGCCCAAATCGGCCTGGCGCATCGGCACCGAGCACGAAAAGCTGGTCTACAAGCGCCAGGATTTCCACGCGCCGTCTTATGACGAGCCCTGCGGTATCCGAGACATGCTGCTGAATTTGCAGCGTTTTGGATGGACACCGGTGGAGGAGGGCGGGAATGTCATCGCTCTGAAAGGCGCGGACGGCGCGATCAGCCTCGAGCCTGCCGGCCAGCTCGAATTGTCAGGCGCGCCGCTCGAGAACCTGCACCAGACCTGCGCCGAAACCGGCCGCCATTTGGCCCAGGTCAAGGAAATCGGCGAGGCCTGTGGAGTCGGCTTCCTGGGCCTCGGCATGTGGCCCGACAAGACCCGCGAAGAGCTGCCGATCATGCCCAAGGGCCGCTACGAGATCATGTTGCGGCACATGCCGCGCGTGGGCAGCATGGGCCTCGACATGATGCTGCGGACTTGCACCATCCAGGTCAATCTCGACTATTCCAGCGAAGCCGACATGGTGAAGAAGTTCCGCACCTCGCTCGCGCTGCAGCCGCTGGCGACTGCGCTGTTCGCCAATTCGCCCTTCCTCGAAGGCAAGCCCAACGGCTTCCTAAGCTATCGCAGCCATATCTGGTCAGACACCGATCCACACCGCACCGGCATGCTGCCCTTCGTGTTCGAAGACGGCTTCGGCTATGAGCGCTGGGTCGACTACATGCTCGATGTGCCGATGTATTTCGTCTATCGCGACGGCAAATATATCGACGCGGCGGGCCTCAGCTTCCGCGATTTCCTCGATGGCAAGCTGTCGGTCCTGCCGGGCGAGAAACCCACCCAGAGCGACTGGTGGGATCACCTCAGCACCGCCTTCCCCGAAGTCCGCCTCAAGAGCTTCCTTGAGATGCGCGGTGCCGATGGCGGCCCTTGGAGCCGGATCTGCGCCCTGCCCGCCTTCTGGGTGGGCCTGCTGTATGACGAGGCGGCGCTGGATGCAGCGTGGAACCTGGTCAGCCACTGGACCATGGAAGAGCGCGAGAAGCTGCGCAATGATGTGCCGCGGCTTGCGCTGGATGCCGAGATTCCCGGCGGCGGCAAGCTGCGTGACCTGGCGCGTGACGTGCTCGCCATTTCACGCCAGGGCCTGAACGCCCGCGCGCGCCTCAATTCGTCAGGCGACAACGAGACGGGCTTCCTCGAAACGCTCGACGAGATCGTCGAAAGCGGCAAGGTGCCGGCACAGCGCCTGCTTGACATGTATCACGGCGAATGGGGCGGCGATATCACCCGCGTCTACAAATACAGCTTCTGA
- a CDS encoding PQQ-binding-like beta-propeller repeat protein encodes MIKLNNIRSIAAAAMLGAALAGCSGGLFGGGDKKTTPTLGERVPVLSRIESGATVDPALAGVSVVLPAAQVNQAWAQAGGSASKSYGHLALSESPTRVWTASVAGSTDRRRLAAAPVVGEGKLVAVGTDGVVTAFDAKTGAQLWRYRMQVASDLASAAFGGGASIDGGRVYATNGVGEVVALDADNGTEIWKVQPAGPLRGSPTIAFGQIYVMTQDNQIFSLNASNGELEWQEGGSATQAGVFGVAAPAAGQGSVIAGYSSGELSAYRYENGRTLWADALARTSISTEVGALSDIDADPIIDSGRVYALGQGGRMAAYELLTGQRIWELNLAGISTPAIAGEWIFTLTDDARLLAIARSTGRVRWMTQLQQYRDEKDRKGPIFWTGPVLAGNQLWVASSRGLLYKVSTGEGSAQQYLDLNQPISLPPIVADNMMYILDDSGRISAYR; translated from the coding sequence ATGATCAAGCTGAATAACATCCGTTCCATCGCCGCCGCGGCCATGCTCGGCGCGGCTCTTGCCGGATGCAGCGGGGGGCTGTTTGGCGGCGGTGACAAGAAGACGACGCCAACGCTGGGCGAGCGTGTTCCCGTCCTTTCGCGGATCGAAAGCGGCGCTACGGTCGATCCGGCACTGGCTGGTGTCAGCGTGGTTCTGCCCGCGGCGCAGGTCAATCAAGCTTGGGCACAGGCGGGCGGTTCGGCCAGCAAGTCTTATGGCCATCTGGCGCTGTCGGAATCCCCGACGCGGGTGTGGACGGCATCGGTTGCCGGGTCCACCGATCGGCGGCGCCTTGCCGCGGCACCGGTTGTCGGCGAAGGCAAGCTGGTGGCGGTGGGCACTGACGGCGTGGTCACTGCATTCGACGCCAAGACCGGCGCGCAGCTATGGCGCTACCGCATGCAGGTGGCCAGCGATCTTGCCAGCGCAGCCTTTGGCGGCGGCGCCAGCATCGATGGCGGCCGGGTCTATGCCACCAACGGCGTTGGCGAAGTGGTCGCGCTCGATGCCGATAACGGCACAGAAATCTGGAAGGTCCAGCCTGCCGGGCCGCTGCGCGGTTCGCCCACCATCGCCTTCGGGCAGATTTATGTAATGACGCAGGACAACCAGATATTCTCGCTCAACGCCAGCAATGGCGAGCTGGAATGGCAGGAAGGCGGCTCGGCCACGCAAGCGGGCGTGTTTGGCGTTGCCGCGCCTGCGGCTGGCCAGGGTTCGGTGATTGCCGGCTATTCCTCGGGTGAGCTGAGCGCCTATCGCTATGAAAATGGCCGTACGCTGTGGGCCGATGCGCTGGCCCGCACTTCGATCTCGACCGAGGTCGGCGCGCTGAGCGACATCGATGCCGATCCGATCATCGATTCCGGCCGCGTTTATGCTTTGGGGCAGGGCGGGCGCATGGCGGCTTATGAACTGCTGACCGGCCAGCGCATCTGGGAACTCAACCTCGCCGGCATCTCGACCCCGGCCATCGCGGGCGAGTGGATCTTCACGCTGACCGATGATGCGCGCCTGCTGGCGATTGCCCGCTCGACCGGGCGTGTACGCTGGATGACCCAGCTGCAGCAGTATCGCGACGAGAAGGATCGCAAGGGCCCGATCTTCTGGACCGGCCCCGTACTCGCAGGCAACCAGCTGTGGGTCGCAAGCTCGCGCGGGCTGCTCTACAAGGTCAGCACCGGCGAAGGTTCGGCGCAGCAATATCTGGATCTCAACCAGCCGATCAGCCTTCCGCCGATCGTGGCCGACAACATGATGTACATCCTCGACGATAGCGGTCGGATCAGCGCCTATCGCTGA
- a CDS encoding tetratricopeptide repeat protein, whose product MALIPGSGKNSEEKKAAEDEVILREIDDAVREDQYREFATRYGRPLLGVVLAGILAFGGYLFWDARQEAALEAQSERLVAALDQAGAGNLESADSSAAALAAESEGGTKAAALLMRAGIAMDQGRTADAVKLYAEVASSSDAPPALRDLASIREMSASFDTRKPDEVIARLEPLAVPGNAWFGSAGELVAMAYLEKGETARAGTLFGEIARAEDVPETLRTRARQMAGLLGVDAIEDPDSFIEDQRLPGANAAEAR is encoded by the coding sequence GTGGCGCTAATACCCGGTAGCGGAAAGAATTCCGAAGAAAAGAAGGCAGCGGAGGACGAAGTCATCCTGCGCGAGATCGACGATGCGGTGCGCGAGGACCAGTATCGCGAATTCGCGACCAGGTATGGCCGGCCACTGCTGGGCGTGGTCCTTGCCGGGATCCTCGCTTTCGGCGGATATCTGTTCTGGGATGCGCGCCAGGAAGCGGCGCTTGAAGCGCAGTCGGAACGGCTGGTGGCTGCGCTGGACCAGGCCGGGGCCGGAAATCTTGAAAGCGCGGATTCGAGTGCAGCGGCCCTGGCCGCTGAAAGCGAAGGCGGAACGAAAGCTGCCGCGCTGTTGATGCGCGCGGGGATTGCCATGGACCAGGGCCGCACCGCCGATGCGGTCAAGCTCTATGCGGAGGTCGCCTCCAGTTCGGATGCTCCCCCGGCACTGCGCGACCTCGCGTCGATCCGCGAAATGTCTGCCAGCTTCGATACGCGCAAGCCCGATGAAGTGATCGCGCGGCTGGAGCCGCTGGCGGTGCCCGGCAACGCCTGGTTCGGCAGCGCGGGTGAACTGGTAGCCATGGCCTATCTCGAAAAAGGGGAAACGGCACGTGCAGGAACGCTGTTTGGCGAGATTGCCCGGGCCGAAGACGTGCCTGAGACCTTGCGCACGCGCGCACGGCAAATGGCCGGGCTGCTGGGCGTGGACGCGATCGAGGACCCGGACTCCTTCATTGAAGACCAGCGCCTGCCCGGCGCCAATGCCGCAGAAGCGCGGTAA
- a CDS encoding glycosyltransferase, producing the protein MSEKTGGKVRILHILARFPDGAVAQQCIEAISGLGADFQHEFAVAQGQSCSLPHMGEGVSARLRRDFPTLAGRPTPGKLVQLARAMAGYDLVLTYGWGAMNAVLAHRVFGTSFALPPLIHHEILLDDDEAAEFSARRNWSRRLALATAHRVIVGGQPLADAAASRWHVPHGRIAVIPRAIDPDAYGAPAPNDALPGLIKRKGELWVGTRLDGQVPDRAAHLIDAVAKLPDQWQLVLIGEPANPEVVRAMAAERDMSHRVHLAGMLGDVPAAYALFDLYADIGGPFSDPLGAVRAMASGKAILAENGSAAAALPSAPNREVLNRAAGEASLEALFDDPALCAEIGAANRALAAERLGQRAMFERYREIYLGASRRAE; encoded by the coding sequence ATGAGCGAAAAGACCGGCGGCAAAGTGCGCATACTTCACATTCTGGCGCGATTTCCCGATGGGGCTGTGGCGCAGCAATGTATCGAGGCGATCAGCGGGCTCGGCGCCGATTTCCAGCATGAATTTGCCGTTGCACAAGGCCAATCTTGCTCGCTCCCGCATATGGGCGAAGGCGTAAGTGCCCGCCTGCGGCGCGATTTTCCCACGCTGGCGGGGCGCCCTACGCCAGGCAAGCTGGTGCAATTGGCGCGCGCAATGGCGGGCTACGACCTTGTCCTGACCTATGGCTGGGGCGCGATGAATGCCGTCCTGGCACACCGCGTGTTCGGCACAAGCTTTGCGCTGCCGCCGCTGATCCATCACGAGATACTGCTGGACGACGATGAGGCGGCAGAGTTCTCCGCGCGCCGCAACTGGTCGCGCCGCCTGGCGCTGGCGACGGCGCATCGCGTGATCGTGGGCGGTCAGCCGCTTGCCGATGCAGCCGCCAGCCGCTGGCATGTGCCGCATGGAAGGATCGCGGTGATCCCGCGCGCGATCGATCCGGATGCCTACGGGGCGCCAGCGCCAAACGATGCGTTGCCCGGACTGATAAAGCGCAAGGGCGAATTGTGGGTCGGCACCCGGCTGGACGGGCAAGTGCCTGATCGTGCGGCCCATCTGATCGACGCAGTCGCGAAACTGCCTGACCAATGGCAGCTGGTCTTGATCGGCGAGCCGGCCAACCCTGAAGTCGTCCGCGCCATGGCGGCGGAGCGGGATATGAGCCATCGGGTGCATTTGGCGGGCATGCTGGGCGATGTCCCCGCCGCTTACGCGCTATTCGATCTTTATGCCGATATCGGCGGTCCGTTTTCCGATCCGCTTGGCGCTGTCCGCGCGATGGCTTCGGGCAAGGCGATCCTGGCCGAAAACGGCAGTGCAGCCGCTGCCTTGCCTTCCGCGCCGAACCGCGAGGTACTGAACCGCGCCGCGGGCGAAGCATCGCTGGAAGCCCTGTTCGATGATCCTGCGCTTTGCGCCGAAATCGGCGCGGCCAATCGTGCGCTTGCGGCCGAGCGGCTTGGACAGCGTGCCATGTTCGAGCGGTATCGCGAGATCTATCTCGGTGCTTCTCGCAGGGCAGAGTGA
- a CDS encoding alpha/beta hydrolase codes for MSATYTDEYWTSPDGLKLHYRDYPGPDDRPPVLCLHGLTRNARDFAPLAAHLSDRHRVIVPEMRGRGMSEYAKDAATYMPITYVADLLALLEQLQIKRFVSIGTSMGGLMTMIMAAAHADRLAAVVLNDIGPELNPAGIERISGYVGHGRSFPTWMHAARALQEAHGESFPDFTIETWLDMAKRTMVLGQNGRIAFDYDMAIAEPFNQPSGAAPPDLWPAFDALAGVPLLVLRGELSDLLSDETVAEMKARHPGMRAVTVPRVGHAPTFDEPESLAAVDALLAGLE; via the coding sequence ATGAGCGCAACTTACACCGACGAGTACTGGACCAGCCCTGACGGGTTGAAACTGCACTACCGCGATTATCCGGGTCCTGACGACAGGCCGCCGGTGCTGTGCCTGCATGGGTTGACCCGCAATGCCCGCGATTTTGCGCCATTGGCAGCGCACCTTTCCGATCGCCACCGGGTGATCGTGCCCGAAATGCGCGGGCGCGGCATGAGCGAATACGCCAAGGACGCGGCAACCTATATGCCGATAACCTATGTCGCGGATCTGCTGGCGCTGCTTGAGCAATTGCAGATCAAGCGCTTCGTCTCGATCGGAACCTCGATGGGCGGCCTGATGACGATGATCATGGCTGCCGCCCATGCCGATCGGCTGGCGGCTGTCGTGCTCAACGATATCGGCCCGGAACTCAATCCGGCCGGGATCGAGCGGATTTCGGGCTATGTCGGGCATGGGCGCAGCTTCCCTACCTGGATGCACGCCGCGCGCGCCTTGCAGGAAGCGCACGGCGAATCCTTTCCCGATTTCACCATCGAGACCTGGCTGGATATGGCCAAGCGCACCATGGTGCTGGGGCAGAACGGGCGGATCGCGTTCGATTACGACATGGCGATTGCAGAGCCGTTCAACCAGCCGAGCGGCGCGGCGCCGCCCGATCTGTGGCCGGCCTTCGATGCGCTGGCAGGGGTGCCCTTGCTGGTGCTGCGGGGCGAGTTGTCGGACCTGCTTTCGGACGAGACTGTAGCAGAGATGAAGGCGCGCCACCCGGGAATGCGCGCCGTCACGGTGCCGCGTGTGGGCCACGCCCCCACCTTTGACGAGCCCGAATCGCTTGCCGCCGTCGATGCGTTGCTTGCCGGGCTGGAATGA
- a CDS encoding protein adenylyltransferase SelO, translating to MPSDPPAAPYLPDPAITALADWLGAPVNAADFPRGELRFRNQRWAEAVGLGDLADDQWTRNFGRFEPLPDNLPQPLALKYHGHQFRVYNPEIGDGRGFLFAQMRDGSGRLLDLGTKGSGQTPYSRAGDGRLTLKGAVREILATEMLEALGVDTSKTFSVIETGEELWRNDEPSPTRSAVMVRLSHGHIRIGTFQRLMALEERDQMAQLVDYCLAQFPGPLPPDDAPGRSEPAVILLHQVVERLADLAAGWMVAGFVHGVLNTDNMNISGESFDYGPWRWLPAWDPGFTAAYFDQGGLYAFGRQPEALHWNCGQLAVALRLLAESEPLIAALNRFGPLYMQAVARRWCWRLGIEQRGEEADARLVAACEKALRETGAQPDAFFHAHRGGRAATGELGEALEGYTPVDDAHDYWRDDAPQSMLIDEVEALWSAIDERDDWGPLHGKIAALRRMGEAHGKAPAPAGHIASKAS from the coding sequence ATGCCAAGCGATCCCCCAGCCGCGCCCTACCTCCCCGATCCGGCAATCACGGCGCTCGCGGACTGGCTTGGTGCGCCCGTCAACGCAGCCGATTTCCCGCGCGGCGAGCTGCGCTTCCGCAACCAGCGCTGGGCTGAGGCAGTCGGGCTTGGCGATCTGGCCGACGATCAGTGGACCCGCAATTTCGGGCGTTTCGAGCCCCTGCCGGACAATCTGCCGCAGCCGCTCGCGCTCAAATATCATGGCCACCAGTTCCGCGTGTACAATCCGGAAATCGGCGACGGCCGCGGATTCCTGTTTGCGCAAATGCGTGACGGATCGGGGCGATTGCTCGATCTTGGCACCAAGGGTTCGGGGCAGACGCCGTACAGCCGCGCGGGCGACGGGCGGCTGACGCTGAAGGGCGCGGTGCGTGAAATCCTCGCCACAGAGATGCTCGAAGCGCTGGGTGTGGACACGTCCAAGACGTTCTCCGTGATCGAGACGGGCGAGGAACTGTGGCGAAATGACGAGCCTTCCCCCACCCGCTCGGCCGTGATGGTGCGCCTTAGCCACGGGCATATCCGCATCGGCACCTTCCAGCGGCTGATGGCACTGGAAGAACGCGACCAAATGGCGCAGCTGGTCGATTATTGCCTTGCCCAATTTCCCGGACCACTGCCTCCCGACGACGCGCCGGGCCGGAGCGAACCGGCGGTGATCCTGCTGCATCAAGTGGTCGAGCGTCTGGCCGATCTGGCCGCGGGCTGGATGGTCGCGGGTTTCGTCCACGGCGTGCTCAACACTGACAATATGAACATTTCAGGCGAAAGCTTCGACTATGGCCCGTGGCGCTGGCTGCCGGCGTGGGACCCGGGCTTTACCGCCGCCTATTTCGACCAGGGCGGGCTCTATGCTTTCGGACGCCAGCCGGAAGCATTGCATTGGAATTGCGGCCAGCTGGCGGTGGCCTTGCGGCTGCTGGCGGAAAGCGAGCCGCTGATTGCCGCGCTGAACCGCTTTGGGCCGCTCTATATGCAAGCGGTCGCGCGGCGCTGGTGCTGGCGGCTCGGCATAGAGCAGCGCGGCGAGGAAGCCGACGCGCGGCTCGTTGCCGCTTGCGAAAAGGCTCTGCGCGAAACCGGGGCACAGCCCGATGCCTTCTTCCATGCGCATCGCGGCGGGCGCGCCGCAACTGGCGAACTCGGCGAGGCCCTGGAAGGCTACACGCCGGTCGATGACGCGCATGATTATTGGCGCGACGATGCCCCGCAGAGCATGCTGATCGACGAGGTCGAAGCACTGTGGTCCGCGATCGACGAGCGCGACGACTGGGGCCCGCTGCATGGCAAGATCGCCGCCCTTCGCCGCATGGGCGAAGCGCATGGCAAAGCCCCTGCACCCGCCGGCCATATCGCGAGCAAGGCGAGCTGA